The Halorientalis sp. IM1011 genome window below encodes:
- a CDS encoding DUF4397 domain-containing protein, with translation MPANYLRRAAGVVLVAALLGTLLVAGATAGLAQEEPTETPETETDDGTADVRIVHAVPDAPAVDVAVDGETVLENVTFGTASDYLSVDAGARQVTVTAANDSEEVLYDETLPIQEGTYTVAAAGEAGEDAEEPFTPVVLLDEGEQPADDEAMVRLAHLAPDAPAVDVSVADSNETLFENVSFANSSDYQTVPGGDYTLEVRPADAEDDSEPVATVDVTLDNGTAYTAFAVGYLEPDDAAGEEPFDVILESDQLAEPTVENESGMTPEITVETVAETPTDAADEDDETPTADE, from the coding sequence ATGCCAGCCAACTATCTACGCCGCGCCGCCGGTGTCGTTCTGGTGGCCGCACTCCTCGGGACGCTCCTCGTCGCCGGGGCGACAGCCGGCCTCGCACAGGAGGAACCGACGGAGACGCCAGAGACCGAAACCGACGACGGAACGGCGGACGTCCGGATCGTCCACGCGGTCCCGGACGCGCCGGCCGTCGACGTAGCGGTCGACGGTGAGACCGTTCTCGAAAACGTCACGTTCGGGACGGCGAGTGATTACCTGTCGGTCGACGCCGGCGCGCGACAGGTGACCGTCACGGCCGCGAACGACTCCGAGGAAGTGCTCTACGACGAGACACTGCCGATCCAGGAAGGCACCTACACCGTCGCCGCCGCGGGTGAGGCAGGCGAGGACGCCGAGGAACCGTTCACGCCCGTCGTCCTCCTGGACGAGGGTGAGCAACCCGCCGACGACGAGGCCATGGTCCGACTCGCCCACCTCGCGCCCGACGCACCGGCCGTCGACGTGTCCGTCGCCGACTCCAACGAGACGCTGTTCGAGAACGTCAGCTTCGCGAACAGCTCCGACTACCAGACCGTGCCCGGCGGTGACTACACGCTCGAAGTGCGACCAGCCGATGCGGAGGACGACTCCGAACCCGTCGCCACCGTGGACGTCACCCTCGACAACGGGACCGCTTACACCGCCTTCGCCGTAGGCTACCTCGAACCCGACGACGCTGCCGGCGAGGAGCCCTTCGACGTGATCCTCGAATCCGATCAGCTCGCCGAACCGACCGTGGAGAACGAGTCGGGCATGACGCCCGAGATCACCGTCGAAACCGTCGCCGAGACGCCGACCGACGCCGCGGACGAAGACGACGAGACGCCGACCGCCGACGAGTGA
- a CDS encoding NAD+ synthase gives MTATDEIARAGEPLDLSLSTAELDAHRDHITAFITDQLDAAGVEDAIIGLSGGIDSTLTAYLAVEALGPEHVYGLVMPSEVNREENMSDAERVAETLGIEYDVVAVEPIVDTILDVVPGIDPTVDAESESLRTAVGNLRVRARAVLSYFYANREDALVLGTGNRSEALVGYFTKYGDGAVDCHPIANLYKGQVRQLAKHLGVEDDLAEKTASAEMWSGQTDEQELGVTYETLDSVLALHVDGPLSKSATAREIDVDPSVIDRVRGLYERSAHKRRLPPGPEPLA, from the coding sequence ATGACAGCCACGGACGAAATCGCCCGCGCCGGGGAGCCGCTCGACCTCTCGCTGTCGACGGCGGAACTCGACGCACACCGGGATCACATCACGGCGTTCATCACCGACCAGCTCGACGCGGCGGGGGTCGAGGACGCCATCATCGGGCTCTCGGGGGGGATCGACAGCACGCTGACCGCGTATCTCGCCGTCGAGGCGCTGGGTCCTGAGCACGTCTACGGGCTCGTGATGCCGAGCGAGGTCAACCGCGAGGAGAACATGAGCGACGCCGAGCGGGTGGCGGAGACGCTCGGCATCGAGTACGACGTGGTGGCGGTCGAACCCATCGTCGACACCATCCTCGACGTGGTGCCGGGGATCGATCCCACGGTCGACGCGGAATCGGAGTCTCTCCGGACCGCCGTCGGGAACCTCCGGGTCCGGGCGCGTGCGGTCCTGAGCTACTTCTACGCGAACCGCGAGGACGCGCTGGTGCTGGGGACGGGCAACCGCAGCGAGGCGCTGGTCGGCTACTTCACCAAGTACGGCGACGGTGCGGTCGACTGCCACCCAATCGCCAACCTCTACAAGGGACAGGTGCGCCAGCTGGCCAAACATCTCGGCGTCGAGGACGACCTCGCGGAGAAGACCGCCAGCGCCGAGATGTGGTCCGGGCAGACCGACGAGCAGGAGCTCGGCGTGACCTACGAGACGCTCGACTCGGTGCTCGCGCTGCACGTCGACGGCCCGCTCTCGAAGTCCGCGACCGCACGGGAGATCGACGTCGACCCGTCGGTCATCGATCGGGTTCGCGGGCTCTACGAACGGAGCGCACACAAACGACGGCTGCCGCCGGGGCCGGAGCCGCTGGCCTAG
- a CDS encoding enoyl-CoA hydratase/isomerase family protein — protein sequence MITTERAEDVLIVTLDRPERRNALTPSGLDALEAAVTDTDAPVVYLRGAGDAFCAGADLDVVADLEDPRAFAARGQVVARAIADSESVVVAGIDGAARGGGVELALACDLRVGTPEATFAETGVKLGLFGAWGGTARLPRVVGEGEAMDIALSGRIVDAEAALRMGLISRITDDPRAVADELAANDHGALGVLKRRLRDDDGRTEQERREADAFADLHAAAEFDRT from the coding sequence ATGATAACGACCGAACGGGCCGAGGACGTGCTGATCGTCACGCTCGACCGGCCCGAGCGACGCAACGCCCTCACCCCGTCGGGGCTGGACGCGCTGGAAGCGGCCGTCACCGACACCGACGCCCCCGTCGTCTACCTGCGGGGAGCCGGCGACGCCTTCTGTGCCGGGGCCGACCTCGACGTGGTCGCCGACCTCGAGGATCCACGGGCGTTCGCCGCTCGCGGGCAGGTGGTCGCGCGCGCCATCGCGGACAGCGAGAGCGTGGTCGTCGCTGGGATCGACGGGGCCGCCCGGGGCGGTGGCGTCGAACTCGCACTCGCCTGTGACCTCCGGGTCGGGACTCCCGAGGCGACCTTCGCCGAGACCGGCGTGAAACTCGGCCTGTTCGGGGCCTGGGGTGGCACGGCGCGGCTCCCCCGCGTCGTCGGGGAGGGCGAGGCGATGGACATCGCGCTCTCGGGGCGGATCGTCGACGCCGAGGCGGCCCTGCGGATGGGGCTGATCTCCCGGATCACCGACGATCCGCGGGCGGTTGCGGACGAACTCGCGGCGAACGACCACGGTGCGCTCGGCGTTCTGAAACGGCGGTTGCGCGACGACGACGGGCGGACCGAGCAGGAGCGTCGGGAAGCGGACGCCTTCGCCGATCTGCACGCCGCCGCTGAGTTCGACCGGACCTGA
- a CDS encoding RNA-guided endonuclease TnpB family protein: MADDYVYRTAITRLEVSDEQRVRLEETIAEWKRGCQIATNLAWNRCHEKSDVQSLAYDTLRERTDLGSQHAILATHQAAQAITGCIERRSRGEQTSKPRFTAPTVKYDSRTLTLFDDETVSLSTTESRIRCPLVLPEDDDGFQWQFLDSERWEVTESTLTADGDDYFLHLGFRRPKTDAQRTTAENGTVLGVDLGVENIAVTSTARFFPGGELNHTLSEFEEARAGLQRTGTRSAHRTIEQASGRQLRRVRDEMHRVSKGIVTEAVRYDCDRIVFEDLTHIRKRTEGAWGHRWAFRQLYQFVEYKAERHGIEVTQVGSAYTSKRCAECGFTSDENRPTREHFECQSCGTEANADYNAAKTVGMRYVRRGQQSSRRTGDGQLALKSGTVTPNGGFTAYPDGFEAEFTDKPQYATAPPSDPV; this comes from the coding sequence GTGGCGGACGACTACGTGTATCGGACGGCGATCACTCGTCTCGAGGTCTCCGACGAGCAGCGTGTGCGGCTCGAAGAGACGATAGCCGAGTGGAAGCGCGGCTGTCAAATTGCGACGAATCTCGCGTGGAACCGGTGCCACGAGAAATCAGACGTTCAGTCACTCGCCTACGATACGCTGCGAGAACGAACCGACCTCGGGAGTCAACACGCGATTCTCGCCACACACCAGGCCGCACAGGCGATAACTGGCTGTATCGAGCGTAGGTCGAGAGGGGAGCAAACGAGCAAGCCGCGATTCACTGCGCCGACAGTGAAATACGATTCTCGGACGCTGACACTGTTCGACGACGAGACAGTGTCACTCAGTACGACCGAGAGTCGGATTCGCTGTCCGCTCGTCCTTCCGGAAGACGACGACGGGTTCCAGTGGCAATTCCTCGATTCGGAACGCTGGGAAGTGACCGAAAGCACGCTCACTGCCGACGGGGACGACTACTTCCTGCACCTCGGTTTTCGACGCCCGAAAACGGACGCACAACGGACCACCGCCGAGAACGGAACGGTTCTCGGGGTCGACCTCGGTGTCGAAAACATCGCTGTCACTAGCACCGCGCGGTTCTTTCCAGGTGGGGAGTTGAACCATACGCTCAGTGAATTCGAGGAGGCACGTGCTGGACTGCAGCGAACCGGGACCCGAAGTGCTCACCGAACGATCGAACAGGCGAGCGGTCGCCAACTCCGACGCGTTCGTGACGAGATGCATCGCGTCTCGAAAGGAATCGTCACCGAAGCCGTCCGATACGACTGTGATCGCATCGTCTTCGAGGACCTCACACACATCCGAAAACGAACGGAGGGTGCGTGGGGGCACAGGTGGGCGTTCCGACAGCTCTACCAGTTCGTCGAGTACAAGGCTGAACGTCACGGTATCGAGGTCACACAGGTTGGGTCGGCCTATACGTCGAAACGGTGTGCCGAATGTGGGTTCACGTCCGACGAGAACCGTCCGACTCGTGAGCACTTCGAGTGCCAGTCGTGTGGAACGGAAGCGAACGCGGATTACAACGCGGCGAAAACCGTTGGAATGCGGTACGTCCGTCGGGGCCAACAGTCGTCCCGGCGGACGGGCGATGGTCAACTCGCCCTGAAGTCCGGAACGGTGACACCGAACGGCGGATTTACCGCCTACCCCGACGGGTTCGAGGCCGAGTTCACGGACAAGCCCCAGTATGCTACCGCGCCACCATCAGATCCGGTCTGA
- the aceA gene encoding isocitrate lyase — protein MAHDSDGDDPVASNVNTTEPFLRDVDNKKARELREQLNNEDFVFAPGIYHALDARLAEMAGLDAAYMSGYSTVLGQFGFPDLEMVDMREMVENAKRIVEATDLPVIADCDTGYGGIHNVRRAVREYEKVGVAAVHIEDQTTPKRCGHIAGKKIVSREDAKARFEAAVDAKQDEDTIIIARTDAYGSSNGDWEEHLERGRMYADAGVDLVWPEMPDPSREDAVNYAETIHETHPDLKLAFNYSSSFAWSEEEDPLTFQELGDLGYKYQFITLYALHSGAHAVYEDMVNIAENDEEAQWDLEDRYLGHETESHHELSFVPRFQNIEAKFDPEAKKRQEESAGFSDDEEDAVISSDQD, from the coding sequence ATGGCACACGATTCAGATGGGGACGACCCCGTTGCGAGCAACGTCAACACGACAGAACCGTTCCTTCGCGACGTCGACAACAAGAAGGCACGCGAACTGCGCGAGCAGCTGAACAACGAAGACTTCGTCTTCGCACCCGGTATCTACCACGCGCTCGACGCCCGACTGGCCGAGATGGCCGGTCTGGACGCCGCGTACATGTCGGGCTACTCGACGGTCCTGGGCCAGTTCGGCTTCCCGGACCTCGAGATGGTCGACATGCGCGAGATGGTCGAGAACGCAAAGCGCATCGTCGAGGCGACGGACCTGCCCGTCATCGCGGACTGTGACACCGGCTACGGTGGCATCCACAACGTCCGCCGCGCGGTCCGAGAATACGAGAAGGTCGGCGTCGCTGCGGTCCACATCGAGGACCAGACGACGCCCAAGCGCTGCGGTCACATCGCCGGCAAGAAGATCGTCTCCCGCGAAGACGCCAAGGCCCGCTTCGAGGCCGCCGTCGACGCGAAGCAGGACGAGGACACGATCATCATCGCCCGGACCGACGCCTACGGTTCCTCCAACGGTGACTGGGAGGAACACCTCGAGCGCGGTCGGATGTACGCCGACGCCGGCGTCGACCTGGTCTGGCCCGAGATGCCCGACCCGTCCCGCGAGGACGCCGTCAACTACGCCGAGACCATCCACGAGACCCACCCCGACCTGAAGCTGGCCTTCAACTACTCCAGCTCCTTCGCCTGGTCCGAGGAAGAGGACCCGCTCACGTTCCAGGAACTGGGCGACCTCGGCTACAAGTACCAGTTCATCACCCTGTACGCCCTGCACTCGGGCGCACACGCGGTCTACGAGGACATGGTCAACATCGCCGAGAACGACGAAGAAGCCCAGTGGGACCTCGAGGACCGCTACCTGGGCCACGAGACCGAGAGCCACCACGAGCTCTCCTTCGTCCCGCGCTTCCAGAACATCGAAGCCAAGTTCGACCCCGAGGCCAAGAAGCGCCAGGAAGAGTCCGCCGGCTTCAGCGACGACGAGGAAGACGCGGTCATCAGCTCCGACCAGGACTGA
- a CDS encoding helix-turn-helix domain-containing protein, which produces MSVIVEMEVVASDFELGRILDIVPGVRIEVETMVPAGERAVPLFWVYDGDQNSFESRVQDHPAVDAVTEIDVFEDRTLYAIDWNVEFDHFFGAIVENDGHVLAATGHSDAWQFELRFPGHDSLSTFRESLDDARISFEVIRVYNPTRPDAGPWFGLTPTQREALVLAVESGYYDIPRTCTTVELAEKLDISDQAVTERLRRAIVNLVDHSLLVSGDDGD; this is translated from the coding sequence ATGAGTGTCATCGTGGAGATGGAAGTCGTCGCGAGTGATTTCGAGCTGGGTCGCATCCTCGATATCGTCCCCGGTGTGCGGATCGAGGTGGAAACGATGGTACCCGCCGGAGAGCGAGCGGTGCCGCTGTTCTGGGTCTACGACGGTGACCAGAACTCCTTCGAGTCCCGCGTCCAGGACCACCCGGCCGTCGACGCGGTCACAGAGATCGACGTGTTCGAGGATCGCACGCTGTACGCCATCGACTGGAACGTCGAGTTCGACCACTTCTTCGGCGCGATCGTCGAGAACGACGGGCACGTCCTGGCCGCGACGGGCCACAGTGACGCCTGGCAGTTCGAGCTCCGGTTTCCCGGCCACGATAGCCTGTCGACGTTCCGGGAGTCACTGGACGACGCCCGAATCAGCTTCGAGGTGATCCGGGTGTACAACCCTACCCGACCCGACGCCGGGCCGTGGTTCGGCCTGACGCCGACCCAGCGGGAGGCGCTGGTGCTCGCCGTCGAGTCCGGCTACTACGACATCCCCCGGACCTGCACCACCGTGGAACTGGCCGAGAAACTGGACATCTCCGATCAGGCCGTGACCGAACGGCTTCGCCGGGCCATCGTCAACCTCGTCGACCACTCGCTGCTGGTGTCCGGGGACGATGGCGACTGA
- the aceB gene encoding malate synthase AceB, which translates to MTAIDTRLHDRKFVRTFFTTPTAEKGVDDSAKKLRSAIGLRGMQAPDVWVPDNEDATAPNMRDEGAENIAEVVAEEGEEFPGEIHPRVVWHRDSPSTRYKGFQHMLEIADPENGAVENIDGFVIPEVGDIDDWKKADEFITIVENEYGLEEGSLAMSVIIESGSAELAMGKLREEMGKADNNLERLFLLVDGEVDYTKDMRAITPTGGLPEWKELRHNTSRAASAAGCISVDGPYDDIRDVDGYHERITANNAMGMLGIWSLTPGQVVEANKSPLPPEEGYWVIDADGREVELDSQDGVEVYSGDRIELEEEDGGYELEVGSDEIFVESEEELADELLDLVDYVPSMDDIVDSMEEFEAAKEAGKGAIAMTRAATVEIDGIQVDVSSDRMWDEATYQALMTPVKLFQDVYENRPDQHDDLADLYSEDVVERAMDVGN; encoded by the coding sequence ATGACTGCAATCGACACGCGTCTCCACGACCGAAAGTTCGTGCGGACGTTCTTCACGACACCGACGGCGGAGAAGGGGGTCGACGACTCGGCGAAGAAGCTCCGAAGCGCCATCGGCCTGCGCGGCATGCAGGCCCCGGACGTGTGGGTCCCGGACAACGAGGACGCCACCGCGCCCAACATGCGCGATGAGGGTGCCGAGAACATCGCCGAGGTCGTCGCCGAGGAGGGCGAGGAGTTCCCCGGCGAGATCCACCCCCGCGTCGTCTGGCACCGCGACAGCCCCAGCACGCGCTACAAGGGCTTCCAGCACATGCTCGAGATCGCCGACCCCGAGAACGGTGCCGTCGAGAACATCGACGGGTTCGTCATCCCGGAAGTCGGCGACATCGACGACTGGAAGAAGGCCGACGAGTTCATCACGATCGTCGAGAACGAGTACGGTCTCGAAGAGGGCAGCCTCGCCATGTCCGTCATCATCGAGTCCGGCTCCGCCGAACTCGCGATGGGCAAGCTCCGCGAGGAGATGGGCAAGGCCGACAACAACCTCGAACGCCTGTTCCTGCTGGTCGACGGTGAGGTCGACTACACCAAGGACATGCGCGCCATCACGCCGACCGGCGGCCTCCCCGAGTGGAAGGAACTCCGCCACAACACCTCCCGCGCGGCCAGCGCCGCCGGCTGCATCTCCGTGGACGGTCCCTACGACGACATCCGCGACGTCGACGGCTACCACGAGCGCATCACCGCCAACAACGCGATGGGCATGCTCGGCATCTGGTCGCTGACGCCCGGACAGGTCGTCGAAGCCAACAAGAGCCCGCTCCCGCCGGAAGAGGGCTACTGGGTCATCGACGCCGACGGTCGCGAAGTGGAACTCGACAGCCAGGACGGCGTCGAGGTCTACAGCGGCGACCGGATCGAACTCGAGGAAGAGGACGGCGGCTACGAACTCGAAGTCGGCAGCGACGAGATCTTCGTCGAGTCCGAGGAGGAACTCGCCGACGAACTGCTCGACCTCGTGGACTACGTCCCGAGCATGGACGACATCGTCGACTCCATGGAGGAGTTCGAGGCGGCCAAGGAGGCCGGCAAGGGCGCGATCGCGATGACCCGCGCGGCCACCGTCGAGATCGACGGGATCCAGGTCGACGTCTCCAGCGACCGCATGTGGGACGAAGCGACCTACCAGGCGCTGATGACGCCGGTCAAGCTGTTCCAGGACGTCTACGAGAACCGTCCGGACCAGCACGACGACCTCGCGGACCTGTACAGCGAGGACGTCGTCGAGCGCGCGATGGACGTCGGCAACTGA
- a CDS encoding TrkA family potassium uptake protein has protein sequence MKFVIVGYGRVGMRTARTLQSEGHEVIIVERDHDKIARAESEGFAVVEGDGAEEDVLDAAEVADADAIAALTGDLNTNFAACMVGKHNGCRTVLRIDEDYREEIYEKYAEDVDEIIYPERLGAAGAKTALLGGDFNVLADITEQLSAASVQIPEGSPMIGKRVVEIDLPADARVYAHGRANEPMTIPLPQTAIQAGDSVALISHPDSLAAAREQLRGESA, from the coding sequence ATGAAGTTCGTCATCGTCGGCTACGGCCGGGTCGGGATGCGCACTGCACGGACCCTCCAGTCCGAGGGCCACGAGGTCATCATCGTCGAGCGCGACCACGACAAGATCGCCCGCGCCGAGTCCGAGGGGTTCGCGGTCGTCGAGGGCGACGGCGCCGAGGAGGACGTGCTGGACGCGGCCGAAGTCGCCGACGCCGACGCCATCGCCGCGCTCACGGGTGACCTCAACACGAACTTCGCGGCCTGTATGGTCGGGAAACACAACGGCTGTCGCACGGTCTTGCGCATCGACGAGGACTACCGCGAGGAGATCTACGAGAAGTACGCCGAGGACGTCGACGAGATCATCTACCCCGAACGGCTCGGGGCCGCCGGGGCCAAGACCGCTCTGCTGGGCGGGGACTTCAACGTCCTCGCGGACATCACCGAGCAACTCTCGGCGGCCAGCGTGCAGATCCCGGAGGGCTCGCCGATGATCGGCAAACGCGTCGTGGAGATCGACCTCCCCGCAGACGCCCGCGTCTACGCCCACGGTCGCGCGAACGAACCCATGACGATCCCGCTCCCCCAGACCGCGATCCAGGCGGGCGACAGCGTCGCCCTGATCTCACATCCCGACTCGCTGGCGGCCGCTCGCGAACAACTGCGCGGCGAGAGCGCCTGA
- a CDS encoding putative sulfate/molybdate transporter, whose protein sequence is MAVSTVERVSERLPVAVGELTGALGDSVTVLPLVVALGALTPASLPHVLVGFGVFQIVWGVRYGLPLSVEPMKALAGLAIAGALTYGELVAAGLLAGGVLLVVGATGTLSRLQTVVGRPVIRGVQFAVALLLAQAGLDLALGDPGVAVVGAALAGLVALAGYRRAAALVVLAAGTVWTAVVAGVPTPVLPSLAIFPTGGPALTVGAVEGTLAQLAMTVGNAAVATSLLCADLFDRDVSPDRLARSMGGMSLAAVPLGGLPMCHGSGGLAGKYAFGARSGTANVVLGVLYLAGALVAGLFLSFPMALLGTLLAVVAVSLARVALDTDHLPLVGAIGLLAVATNVGVAFLFGLGYWLARERWLA, encoded by the coding sequence GTGGCCGTTTCGACCGTCGAACGCGTCAGTGAACGGTTGCCCGTCGCCGTCGGAGAGCTGACGGGCGCGCTAGGGGATTCGGTTACGGTGTTGCCCCTCGTGGTCGCGCTGGGGGCACTGACCCCCGCCTCGCTGCCCCACGTACTCGTCGGGTTCGGCGTCTTTCAGATCGTCTGGGGGGTGCGCTATGGGCTCCCGCTCTCGGTCGAGCCCATGAAGGCGTTGGCGGGGCTGGCCATCGCCGGCGCGCTGACCTACGGCGAACTCGTCGCCGCGGGCCTGCTTGCGGGAGGTGTCCTGCTCGTCGTCGGCGCGACGGGGACGCTCTCCCGACTCCAGACAGTCGTGGGCCGTCCGGTGATCCGCGGCGTGCAGTTCGCCGTCGCCCTCCTGCTCGCCCAGGCCGGCCTCGACCTCGCGCTGGGCGATCCGGGTGTGGCGGTCGTCGGTGCCGCCCTCGCGGGGCTGGTCGCTCTCGCCGGCTACCGCCGGGCCGCCGCGCTGGTCGTCCTCGCCGCCGGCACCGTCTGGACCGCGGTCGTCGCCGGCGTACCAACACCAGTACTTCCCTCCCTCGCCATCTTCCCGACCGGCGGCCCCGCACTCACCGTCGGGGCGGTCGAGGGGACGCTCGCGCAACTGGCGATGACCGTCGGCAACGCCGCGGTCGCGACCTCGCTGCTCTGTGCCGACCTCTTCGACCGCGATGTCTCGCCCGACCGCCTCGCCCGGAGCATGGGCGGGATGTCGCTGGCCGCCGTACCCCTCGGCGGCCTGCCGATGTGTCACGGCAGCGGCGGCCTCGCCGGGAAGTACGCCTTCGGCGCACGCTCCGGGACCGCCAACGTCGTCCTCGGTGTTCTCTATCTCGCCGGCGCGCTGGTGGCTGGCCTCTTCCTGTCCTTCCCGATGGCACTTCTCGGAACCCTGCTCGCCGTCGTCGCCGTGTCGCTCGCCCGGGTCGCGCTGGACACCGACCACCTGCCGCTGGTGGGTGCGATCGGCCTGCTCGCCGTCGCGACCAACGTCGGCGTCGCCTTCCTTTTCGGACTCGGCTACTGGCTCGCCCGAGAACGCTGGCTCGCGTAA
- a CDS encoding non-canonical purine NTP pyrophosphatase, translating into MLRFVTTNQGKVREAREYLGETVEQLDFDYTEIQADDLATVAAHGAREAYRHAGEPVLVDDAGLFVDAFDGFPGPYSSYVEDTVGVERVWRLTREEDDRSASFRTVLAYCDGEPFDASPEPVSRERRGQDQADDERATATTDDQIAEGDLPVKIFEGYVPGEIVAPRGDGGFGYDPIFEHDGTTFAEMTPEEKNAVSHRGRALAKFSEWYQGR; encoded by the coding sequence ATGCTCCGGTTCGTGACGACCAATCAGGGGAAGGTGCGGGAAGCCCGCGAGTATCTCGGGGAGACGGTCGAACAACTCGATTTCGACTACACGGAGATTCAGGCCGACGATCTGGCGACCGTGGCGGCACACGGCGCACGCGAGGCCTACCGCCACGCGGGCGAACCCGTGCTGGTCGACGACGCCGGCCTGTTCGTCGACGCCTTCGACGGGTTTCCGGGTCCCTACTCCTCCTACGTCGAGGACACGGTCGGCGTCGAGCGCGTCTGGCGGCTGACCCGCGAGGAGGACGACCGGTCGGCGTCGTTCCGGACGGTGCTGGCCTACTGCGACGGCGAGCCCTTCGACGCGTCGCCGGAGCCGGTTTCGCGGGAACGGCGCGGCCAGGACCAGGCCGACGACGAGCGCGCGACGGCGACGACCGACGACCAGATCGCCGAGGGTGACCTGCCGGTGAAAATCTTCGAGGGGTACGTCCCGGGCGAGATCGTCGCGCCGCGGGGCGACGGCGGATTCGGCTACGATCCGATCTTCGAGCACGACGGGACGACCTTCGCGGAGATGACGCCGGAGGAGAAGAACGCGGTCTCCCACCGCGGGCGGGCGCTGGCGAAATTTTCCGAGTGGTATCAGGGGCGATAG
- a CDS encoding DUF5808 domain-containing protein, which translates to MADKPESGEIFGVPYNFERPSIKRLLSSYWRPDEGMLVEKPFGIGYTLNLANWRSWVVLAVAGVLFYQSQSSSDEESDAGDEDEPVEVIVD; encoded by the coding sequence ATGGCTGACAAGCCGGAGTCCGGTGAGATCTTCGGGGTACCGTACAACTTCGAACGGCCGAGCATCAAGCGCCTGCTCTCGTCGTACTGGCGACCCGACGAGGGGATGCTCGTCGAGAAGCCCTTCGGCATCGGCTACACGCTGAACCTCGCCAACTGGCGATCGTGGGTCGTGCTGGCCGTCGCCGGTGTCCTCTTCTACCAGAGCCAGTCGTCGAGCGACGAGGAAAGCGACGCCGGCGACGAGGACGAACCGGTCGAAGTCATCGTCGACTGA
- a CDS encoding DUF6653 family protein has translation MSQPSRLATLREAVWERHANPASGWSRVLSLPLLMLAIYRRDERLLVGTVLFVAVNPVLFPPPEDDDAWMSRVVYGERLWLEHGNRRHPIQLLNVANAACTIYAVRAAVHRQPLRTALATGGAMALKFLFVAFVADYYDRHAADVTPE, from the coding sequence ATGTCACAACCGTCACGGCTCGCCACACTACGCGAGGCCGTCTGGGAACGCCACGCCAACCCGGCGAGTGGCTGGTCGCGCGTGCTCAGTCTCCCCCTGCTCATGCTGGCGATCTACCGCCGGGACGAGCGCCTGCTGGTCGGCACAGTCCTGTTCGTCGCCGTCAACCCCGTCCTGTTCCCGCCCCCCGAGGACGACGACGCGTGGATGTCCCGCGTCGTCTACGGCGAGCGCCTGTGGCTCGAACACGGGAACCGCCGGCACCCGATCCAGTTGCTGAACGTTGCCAACGCAGCCTGTACGATCTACGCCGTCCGCGCTGCCGTCCACCGCCAGCCCCTCAGGACCGCCCTCGCGACCGGCGGCGCGATGGCGCTGAAATTCCTGTTCGTCGCCTTCGTGGCCGACTACTACGACCGCCACGCCGCCGACGTGACCCCCGAGTAA